The Streptomyces sp. HSG2 genome has a segment encoding these proteins:
- a CDS encoding bifunctional glycosyltransferase 87/phosphatase PAP2 family protein, with the protein MGSTGGLGGRDAITDSGGGAGARPKAVRSALWLVVACFTAAMVALGGRHGVPLAGVPWLDPAGIEGTPFARLSLGPFGGLAEHAPGPVRLLVTLPLLVALALVAARALPRPIGRRTALYAGPVAVALVTLSQPVREAPWLGPAGVLPVLLVLLGCLVVPGGWAGGVLVGSAAALQPAVLPFAALMWLTGRRRAATATCGTFAAATALAWAVNPTGSSAYWLGHPAGSGTVAALADRSSYLASPWSGLSGPVEIGLFLAVGAGVLALGLRRAVRYAHDGQPLLAMAVTGCAAMVVSPVTWPHQSLWLLLAVVGRVGRRTSDRRVWPVAVVLVVTLPASMLLPNVAVLHPLRDNLVPLVALAAACLVPFLPRGSPYFASPIPTSRAAAGPSGPRGGPAPAFLRRVTTRPNLLLELLLIRVTYAAYSQVRLAVGGDAAEGRERAEAHGRQILDLERALGIDIEYAVNHAVVGVDPLRHFFDFYYTSFHFVVPLALLGVLYVRRPVDYRWARTTLGLTTLSALMGFWLYPLAPPRLMPTLGIVDTVHGVQDFSRPDYGGLTELTNQYAAMPSLHFGWSLWCGVVVAVVVRRRALALLGLAHPLFTLAAIVTTGNHWVLDAVGGAAVVGVGFLLTRLLQGPRTGPESADDGAGGTARVPAQGRAGPDTVDGARPAVPVGSAASTDSGPEPARGGPRG; encoded by the coding sequence GTGGGATCGACGGGCGGCCTCGGGGGCCGGGACGCGATCACGGACTCCGGTGGGGGAGCCGGCGCGCGTCCGAAGGCGGTCCGGTCGGCTCTCTGGCTGGTGGTGGCCTGCTTCACGGCGGCGATGGTGGCCCTGGGGGGTAGGCACGGCGTGCCGCTCGCCGGTGTCCCCTGGCTCGACCCGGCGGGCATCGAGGGCACACCCTTCGCCCGGCTGTCGCTCGGGCCGTTCGGCGGGCTTGCCGAGCACGCCCCCGGTCCGGTCCGGCTTCTCGTGACGCTGCCGCTTCTCGTGGCGCTCGCCCTGGTCGCCGCGCGGGCCCTGCCGCGCCCGATCGGTCGGCGGACCGCGCTGTACGCGGGCCCCGTCGCCGTGGCCCTGGTGACGCTCTCCCAGCCGGTGCGCGAGGCCCCGTGGCTCGGCCCGGCCGGAGTACTCCCCGTCCTGCTCGTTCTGCTGGGCTGTCTCGTCGTCCCCGGCGGGTGGGCGGGGGGTGTGCTCGTGGGGTCGGCGGCGGCCCTCCAACCGGCGGTGTTGCCGTTCGCCGCGCTGATGTGGCTCACCGGTCGCCGTCGGGCGGCGACCGCCACCTGCGGGACGTTCGCCGCGGCCACCGCGCTGGCCTGGGCGGTGAACCCGACCGGTTCGTCCGCCTACTGGCTGGGGCACCCGGCGGGTTCCGGGACCGTCGCCGCCCTGGCCGACCGGTCCTCGTACCTCGCGTCGCCGTGGTCCGGTCTGTCCGGGCCCGTCGAGATCGGGCTCTTCCTCGCGGTCGGCGCGGGGGTCTTGGCCCTGGGCCTGCGCCGCGCCGTCCGCTACGCCCACGACGGGCAGCCGCTGCTCGCGATGGCCGTGACCGGCTGCGCCGCGATGGTCGTCTCGCCCGTCACCTGGCCGCACCAGTCGCTGTGGCTGCTCCTGGCCGTCGTGGGGCGGGTCGGGCGGCGGACCTCCGACCGCCGTGTCTGGCCGGTCGCCGTCGTCCTCGTCGTGACGCTGCCCGCGTCCATGCTGCTGCCCAACGTGGCCGTTCTGCACCCGCTGCGGGACAACCTGGTTCCGCTCGTGGCCCTCGCCGCCGCCTGTCTCGTGCCGTTCCTCCCCCGCGGTTCCCCGTACTTCGCGTCGCCGATCCCGACGAGCCGGGCCGCTGCCGGCCCGTCCGGCCCGCGCGGCGGTCCCGCGCCGGCGTTCCTCCGCCGGGTGACGACCCGCCCCAACCTCCTGCTGGAGTTGCTGCTCATCCGTGTCACCTACGCCGCCTACTCGCAGGTGCGCCTGGCGGTCGGGGGCGACGCGGCGGAGGGGCGGGAGCGGGCGGAGGCGCACGGCCGGCAGATCCTCGACCTGGAGCGCGCGCTCGGCATCGACATCGAGTACGCGGTCAACCACGCGGTGGTGGGCGTCGACCCGCTCCGGCACTTCTTCGACTTCTACTACACCTCCTTCCACTTCGTGGTGCCGCTGGCGCTGCTCGGCGTCCTGTACGTCCGACGGCCCGTCGACTACCGGTGGGCGCGCACCACGCTGGGCCTCACCACCCTGTCCGCCCTGATGGGCTTCTGGCTGTATCCGCTGGCTCCGCCGCGGTTGATGCCCACGCTCGGCATCGTCGACACCGTGCACGGCGTACAGGATTTCTCGCGGCCCGACTACGGCGGCCTCACCGAGCTGACGAACCAGTACGCGGCCATGCCGTCGCTGCACTTCGGCTGGTCGCTGTGGTGCGGGGTGGTGGTCGCGGTGGTCGTCCGCAGACGCGCTCTGGCACTGCTGGGTCTGGCTCACCCGCTCTTCACGCTGGCGGCGATCGTGACGACCGGCAACCACTGGGTGCTGGACGCGGTGGGCGGCGCCGCGGTGGTGGGCGTCGGGTTCCTCCTGACGCGTCTCCTCCAGGGTCCGCGGACCGGACCCGAGAGCGCGGACGACGGGGCGGGCGGTACCGCCCGGGTACCGGCACAGGGGCGAGCGGGCCCCGACACGGTGGACGGGGCCCGGCCGGCCGTCCCCGTCGGGTCGGCGGCCTCGACCGACTCCGGGCCGGAGCCCGCCCGGGGCGGGCCGCGGGGATGA
- a CDS encoding phosphoribosyltransferase — MTERLGVELTGDDGLRDMLGLAVRRNPRRAHLLVSRVLGKHVPQTPSVVYGHGFALGRRVADLLGPEAGSAVVLGYAETATGLGHCVADGLGDVPYLHSTRRPVKGAEPAGGFEESHSHATSHLLLPEDPRLLAGAGPLVLVDDEFSTGDTVLNTLRALHARHPRRRYVIVALVDLRAPADAARLEDFTHETGARVDLVTTAAGTVRLPRDVLDRGARLVARHETAPPPPPTAAGTVRRIDPRWPAGLPDGARHGFTPDHRARLERALPEVGARVAAALPAEARRVLVLGCEELMYTPLRVALELERTVEAEVRYSTTTRSPVLAVDDPGYAIRSRLVFPAHDDPVDGPGDRYVHNVAGGGFDTVVAVVDSAADTPALHAPGGLLDRLAAHAAQVLLVVIPSHTPTPPSASRRAVALPDPLRGPAFSSYAPEEVGWLLRDLSDAALEAPTEEREEAIQRGGAHYAESLPVEYQPTREYRSLFHSALRSSAPRLAEAVGTVTDLVLAERSPRPVLVSLARAGTPVGILMRRWARFRHGLDLPHYAVSIVRGRGIDANALRWLAAHHDPADVVFVDGWTGKGAITRELAASLADFAASDGVTGFDPGIAVLADPGSCVRTYGTRDDFLIPSACLNSTVSGLVSRTVLRGDLVGPHDFHGAKFYRDLAGADLSAVFLDAVSARFGEVTDTVDTRCRHLQAADRTPDWQGWAAVERISERFGIGDVNLVKPGVGETTRVLLRRVPWRVLARRGAGPDLDHVRLLAGQRGVPVEEVDDLPYTCVGLVHPRYTRGATGRDGRTVTV, encoded by the coding sequence GTGACCGAACGGCTGGGCGTCGAACTGACCGGCGACGACGGACTCCGCGACATGCTCGGACTCGCGGTGCGGCGCAACCCCAGGCGGGCCCACCTGCTCGTCTCCCGAGTCCTCGGCAAGCACGTCCCGCAGACCCCCTCCGTGGTGTACGGCCACGGCTTCGCCCTCGGACGACGCGTCGCCGACCTGCTCGGACCCGAGGCCGGCTCCGCCGTCGTCCTCGGATACGCCGAGACCGCCACCGGGCTCGGCCACTGCGTGGCCGACGGCCTCGGCGACGTCCCCTACCTCCACTCCACCCGGCGCCCCGTGAAGGGTGCCGAACCGGCGGGCGGCTTCGAGGAGTCCCACTCGCACGCCACCTCCCATCTGCTGCTCCCCGAGGACCCTCGGCTGCTGGCTGGCGCCGGGCCCCTGGTCCTCGTCGACGACGAGTTCTCCACCGGCGACACCGTGCTCAACACCCTCCGGGCACTGCACGCACGCCATCCCCGCCGGCGGTACGTGATCGTGGCCCTGGTCGACCTGCGCGCCCCCGCGGACGCCGCCCGCCTGGAGGACTTCACCCATGAGACCGGGGCCCGCGTCGACCTCGTGACGACCGCGGCCGGAACGGTCCGGCTTCCCCGCGACGTCCTCGACCGCGGCGCGCGCCTCGTCGCCCGGCACGAGACGGCGCCGCCACCACCGCCCACCGCCGCCGGGACCGTGCGACGGATCGACCCTCGGTGGCCGGCCGGACTGCCCGACGGCGCGCGCCACGGCTTCACCCCCGACCACCGTGCCCGGCTGGAGCGGGCCCTGCCCGAAGTCGGCGCCCGGGTGGCCGCCGCCCTCCCGGCCGAGGCGCGCCGCGTGCTCGTCCTCGGCTGCGAGGAGTTGATGTACACCCCGCTCCGCGTGGCCCTGGAGTTGGAGCGGACCGTCGAAGCGGAGGTGCGCTACTCCACCACCACCCGTTCGCCCGTCCTGGCCGTCGACGACCCCGGGTACGCCATCCGCAGCCGACTGGTCTTCCCCGCGCACGACGACCCCGTCGACGGCCCCGGCGACCGCTACGTCCACAACGTCGCCGGCGGCGGCTTCGACACCGTCGTCGCCGTCGTCGACTCCGCCGCCGACACCCCCGCGCTGCACGCCCCCGGCGGGCTGCTGGACCGCCTCGCCGCCCACGCCGCCCAGGTCCTGCTGGTGGTGATCCCCTCCCACACCCCCACCCCGCCGAGTGCTTCTCGGCGGGCCGTCGCGCTGCCCGACCCGCTGCGCGGCCCGGCCTTCTCCTCCTACGCCCCCGAGGAAGTGGGGTGGCTGCTACGGGACCTCTCCGACGCGGCCCTGGAGGCCCCCACCGAGGAACGCGAGGAGGCGATCCAGCGAGGCGGCGCCCACTACGCGGAGTCGCTCCCGGTCGAGTACCAGCCCACGCGGGAGTACCGGAGCCTGTTCCACTCCGCCCTGCGCTCCTCCGCGCCACGCCTGGCGGAGGCGGTCGGGACCGTCACCGACCTCGTCCTCGCCGAGCGGTCGCCGAGACCCGTCCTGGTCTCCCTGGCCCGCGCCGGCACCCCGGTCGGCATCCTGATGCGCCGCTGGGCGCGGTTCCGCCACGGCCTGGACCTCCCGCACTACGCGGTCTCCATCGTCCGAGGACGCGGCATCGACGCCAACGCCCTGCGCTGGCTGGCCGCCCACCACGACCCGGCCGACGTGGTGTTCGTCGACGGCTGGACCGGCAAGGGCGCCATCACCCGCGAACTCGCCGCCTCCCTCGCCGACTTCGCCGCGTCCGACGGCGTCACCGGGTTCGACCCGGGGATCGCCGTCCTGGCCGACCCCGGTTCGTGTGTGCGGACCTACGGCACCCGGGACGACTTCCTCATCCCCTCCGCCTGCCTCAACTCCACCGTCTCCGGACTGGTCTCCCGCACGGTGCTCCGCGGCGACCTGGTCGGCCCCCACGACTTCCACGGGGCGAAGTTCTACCGGGACCTCGCGGGCGCGGACCTCTCGGCCGTCTTCCTCGACGCCGTGTCCGCCCGCTTCGGAGAGGTGACCGACACCGTGGACACCCGGTGCCGGCACCTCCAGGCCGCCGACCGCACGCCCGACTGGCAGGGCTGGGCCGCGGTGGAGCGGATCAGCGAGCGCTTCGGGATCGGTGACGTCAACCTCGTCAAGCCCGGGGTCGGCGAGACCACCCGGGTCCTGTTGCGCCGCGTGCCGTGGCGGGTGCTCGCCAGGCGGGGCGCCGGCCCCGACCTCGACCACGTACGCCTGCTCGCCGGACAGCGGGGCGTGCCCGTGGAGGAGGTCGACGACCTCCCCTACACCTGCGTGGGACTCGTCCACCCCCGCTACACGCGCGGGGCCACCGGCCGCGACGGCCGGACGGTGACGGTCTGA
- a CDS encoding VTT domain-containing protein, which yields MFDSVAALVSSPWIYGLVGLSVLLDVFLPMLPSGVLVITAATAAAAGGGAASRVAQDVPDSLALVLCVATASVLGDMAAYRLARRGGPRLDRAIARSRRLVGARERLGGALVRGGGPLVVLARFAPAGRSVVSLAAGSAHRRVRDFLPWSALAGLSWAAYSVALGHLGARWLGGTWLAAGVSLAALVVVGAGAAHLMRRHPRATEAAS from the coding sequence GTGTTCGACAGCGTGGCGGCTCTGGTCAGCAGCCCGTGGATCTACGGCCTGGTGGGCCTCTCGGTCCTCCTCGACGTCTTCCTGCCGATGCTGCCGAGCGGAGTGCTGGTCATCACGGCGGCCACCGCCGCCGCGGCGGGCGGCGGTGCCGCGAGCCGGGTGGCGCAGGACGTCCCGGACAGTCTCGCCCTCGTCCTCTGCGTGGCCACGGCGTCCGTTCTGGGCGACATGGCGGCGTACCGACTCGCCCGCAGGGGCGGGCCCCGGCTGGACCGGGCCATCGCCCGCTCGCGCCGACTGGTCGGAGCCCGGGAGCGCCTGGGGGGAGCACTGGTGCGGGGCGGCGGCCCCCTGGTGGTGCTGGCCCGGTTCGCGCCGGCCGGTCGCTCGGTCGTTTCCCTGGCCGCCGGTTCCGCCCACCGCCGGGTCCGGGACTTCCTGCCCTGGTCCGCCCTGGCCGGGCTGTCCTGGGCGGCGTACAGCGTCGCCCTCGGTCACCTCGGGGCGCGGTGGCTGGGCGGAACCTGGCTGGCGGCGGGGGTGTCCCTGGCGGCGCTGGTCGTGGTCGGCGCCGGCGCCGCCCATCTGATGCGTCGACACCCTCGGGCGACCGAGGCGGCGTCCTGA
- a CDS encoding DUF2277 domain-containing protein, which yields MCRSITTLRPPVLAEPATDEEIRAAALQYVRKVSGFRRPAEHNREVFDQAVEAVAAATTALLDGLEIRGVRARRDR from the coding sequence ATGTGCCGCAGCATCACGACGCTTCGTCCGCCCGTCCTCGCCGAGCCGGCAACCGACGAGGAGATCCGGGCCGCCGCCCTCCAGTACGTGCGCAAGGTCTCCGGCTTCCGGCGGCCCGCGGAGCACAACCGTGAGGTGTTCGATCAGGCGGTCGAGGCGGTGGCCGCCGCCACGACGGCGCTGCTCGACGGCCTGGAGATCCGGGGAGTCCGGGCCCGACGGGACAGGTGA
- a CDS encoding HpcH/HpaI aldolase/citrate lyase family protein, protein MRHFGHIAPEVRKRLFHREPVAFTADSPPRLLAAALGATLYSPATRPRLAEDILRQASRGVVSMALCLEDSIDDADVPAAEENLVRRLAELAELAARADADPPLLFVRVRTPEQIPDLVRRLGPAARLLSGFVLPKFTEEHGVPFLEALADAEAAGGRRLFAMPVLESPELLYRESRAQTLDGVFRAVDKYRDRVLALRLGVTDFCSAYGLRRGPDMTAYDVQVVASVIADVVNVFGRADGTGFTVTGPVWEYFRVHERMFKPQLRQSPFLQVRAAALRDRLIEHAMDGLLREISLDQANGLLGKTCIHPSHVSPVHALSVVSHEEYGDARDILSPDRDGGGVLRSAYTNKMNEVKPHRAWAERTLLRAEVFGVAAEDVGFVDLLAAGPAR, encoded by the coding sequence ATGCGTCATTTCGGGCATATCGCCCCCGAGGTGCGGAAGCGCCTCTTCCATCGGGAGCCGGTCGCGTTCACCGCCGACTCCCCGCCCCGACTGCTCGCCGCGGCCCTCGGCGCCACCCTCTACAGCCCGGCCACCCGCCCCCGGCTCGCCGAGGACATCCTCCGACAGGCGTCCCGGGGCGTGGTGTCGATGGCGCTGTGCCTGGAGGACTCGATCGACGACGCCGACGTGCCGGCGGCCGAGGAGAACCTGGTCCGCCGGCTCGCCGAGCTCGCCGAGCTCGCCGCCCGCGCCGACGCCGACCCGCCGCTGCTGTTCGTCCGGGTCCGCACCCCGGAACAGATCCCGGACCTGGTGCGCCGCCTCGGCCCCGCCGCCCGACTGCTCTCCGGATTCGTCCTGCCCAAGTTCACCGAGGAACACGGCGTGCCGTTCCTGGAGGCGCTCGCCGACGCCGAGGCGGCCGGTGGACGACGGCTCTTCGCCATGCCCGTCCTGGAGTCCCCCGAGCTGCTCTACCGGGAGTCCCGCGCGCAGACCCTGGACGGCGTCTTCCGGGCCGTCGACAAGTACCGGGACCGCGTCCTCGCCCTGCGCCTGGGGGTGACGGACTTCTGCTCCGCCTACGGCCTGCGGCGCGGCCCTGACATGACCGCCTACGACGTGCAGGTCGTCGCCTCCGTCATCGCCGACGTGGTGAACGTGTTCGGGCGGGCCGACGGTACGGGCTTCACCGTGACCGGGCCGGTGTGGGAGTACTTCCGCGTCCACGAGCGCATGTTCAAACCGCAACTCCGCCAGAGCCCCTTCCTCCAGGTCAGGGCGGCGGCCCTGCGCGACAGGCTGATCGAGCACGCCATGGACGGTCTGCTGCGGGAGATCTCCCTGGACCAGGCCAACGGACTGCTGGGCAAGACTTGCATCCATCCCTCCCACGTCTCCCCCGTCCACGCGCTCTCCGTGGTCAGCCACGAGGAGTACGGCGACGCTCGGGACATCCTGAGCCCGGACCGGGACGGCGGCGGGGTGCTCAGGTCGGCCTACACCAACAAGATGAACGAGGTGAAGCCGCACCGCGCCTGGGCCGAGCGGACGTTGCTGCGCGCGGAGGTGTTCGGCGTCGCCGCCGAGGACGTCGGCTTCGTCGACCTGCTCGCCGCCGGGCCGGCCCGGTGA
- a CDS encoding DUF1992 domain-containing protein — protein MTERKPPGIDFESWVDRQISAAESRGDFAELPGAGKPLPRDVDASYDEHWWLKRKMAREGLSALPPTLALRKEAEDALAEAERAPSERGVREIVDRINAKIREMTLKPMPGPPLGLRPYDVDEVVRRWRERHDPS, from the coding sequence ATGACCGAGCGGAAGCCCCCCGGCATCGACTTCGAGAGCTGGGTCGACCGACAGATCAGCGCCGCGGAGTCCCGTGGCGACTTCGCCGAGCTGCCGGGAGCGGGCAAGCCCCTGCCCCGCGACGTGGACGCCTCCTACGACGAACACTGGTGGCTCAAAAGGAAGATGGCGCGGGAGGGGCTCTCCGCGCTCCCGCCCACGCTCGCCCTCCGCAAGGAGGCCGAGGACGCCTTGGCCGAGGCGGAGCGCGCGCCCTCCGAGCGCGGGGTGAGGGAGATCGTCGACCGGATCAACGCCAAGATCCGCGAGATGACGCTCAAGCCGATGCCCGGCCCGCCGCTCGGGCTGCGCCCCTACGACGTCGACGAGGTCGTCCGTCGATGGCGGGAGCGCCACGACCCTTCCTGA
- a CDS encoding zinc ribbon domain-containing protein — translation MPRYDYRCRSCGDTFELRRPMAESASPATCPAGHGDTVKLLSTVAVGGAAAAPSAAPPSGGSGGCCGGGCCG, via the coding sequence ATGCCTCGATACGACTACCGCTGCCGGAGTTGCGGCGACACCTTCGAACTGCGCCGCCCCATGGCCGAGTCCGCCTCCCCCGCCACCTGTCCCGCGGGTCACGGGGACACCGTGAAACTGCTGTCGACGGTCGCGGTCGGCGGTGCCGCCGCCGCTCCGAGCGCGGCGCCCCCGTCGGGTGGCTCCGGCGGCTGCTGCGGCGGCGGCTGCTGCGGCTGA
- a CDS encoding HAD family hydrolase has protein sequence MPVLVASDLDRTLVYSAAALALTVPDGDAPRLLCVEVFEGRPLSYLTETAAGLLVELARATVFAPATTRTREQYRRISLPGPPPRYAICANGGHLLVDGVSDPDWHRAIASRLAGECAPLDEVRSHLRSTGDPRWVRKHRVAEDLFAYLVVERDRLPEGWIEDLSGWARPRGWSVSLQGRKVYVVPGPLTKSAALREIAHRSGADLTLAAGDSLLDADLLLAADRGWRPGHGELADEGWTAPGVDALPERGVMAGERILEELLRAARRR, from the coding sequence ATGCCGGTACTCGTCGCCAGCGACCTCGACCGCACGCTCGTCTACTCCGCCGCAGCGCTGGCGCTGACCGTGCCCGACGGGGACGCCCCCCGTCTGCTGTGCGTGGAGGTCTTCGAGGGCAGGCCGCTGTCGTACCTGACGGAGACGGCGGCCGGCCTCCTGGTCGAGCTGGCCCGGGCGACCGTGTTCGCACCGGCCACCACCCGTACCCGCGAGCAGTACCGACGGATCTCCCTGCCCGGCCCGCCACCCCGGTACGCGATCTGCGCCAACGGCGGCCATCTGCTGGTCGACGGCGTCAGCGACCCGGACTGGCACCGCGCCATCGCCTCCCGACTGGCCGGCGAGTGCGCCCCGCTGGACGAGGTGCGGTCGCACCTGCGCTCCACCGGCGACCCCCGCTGGGTGCGCAAACACCGGGTCGCCGAGGACCTCTTCGCCTATCTGGTGGTCGAACGCGACCGACTGCCCGAGGGCTGGATCGAGGACCTCTCCGGCTGGGCGCGGCCCCGGGGGTGGTCCGTCTCCCTGCAAGGCCGCAAGGTCTACGTCGTCCCGGGACCGCTCACCAAGAGCGCGGCCCTGCGGGAGATCGCCCACCGCTCGGGGGCGGACCTGACCCTCGCGGCGGGCGACTCCCTCCTCGACGCCGACCTGCTGCTCGCCGCCGACCGGGGCTGGCGTCCGGGGCACGGCGAACTCGCCGACGAGGGCTGGACGGCCCCCGGGGTCGACGCCCTGCCCGAGCGCGGCGTCATGGCGGGCGAGCGCATCCTCGAGGAGTTGCTGCGCGCCGCGCGCCGGCGGTGA
- a CDS encoding O-methyltransferase: MNETRLWQDVDDYFDSHLAPEDEVLRAALRDSDAAGLPSVQITATQGKFLHLLAGIVGARNILEIGTLGGYSAIWMARALPEDGRLTTLEYEPRHAEVAVRNIARAGLEKIVDVRVGAALETLPRLAEDNPPPFDLVFVDADKAGNPHYVEWALKLTRAGSVIVVDNVVRGGTVTEADSADEATRGTRATIELIADHPRLSGTAIQTVGGKGYDGFALARVLA, encoded by the coding sequence TTGAACGAGACGCGGCTCTGGCAGGACGTCGACGACTACTTCGACTCCCATCTGGCACCCGAGGACGAGGTCCTCCGGGCGGCTCTGCGCGACAGCGACGCGGCAGGGCTGCCGTCGGTGCAGATCACCGCCACGCAAGGGAAGTTCCTCCACCTGCTGGCCGGGATCGTGGGAGCCCGGAACATCCTGGAGATCGGGACCCTCGGCGGCTACAGCGCCATCTGGATGGCTCGCGCGCTGCCCGAGGACGGACGACTCACGACCCTGGAGTACGAACCCCGGCACGCCGAGGTGGCCGTCCGCAACATCGCCCGGGCCGGACTGGAGAAGATCGTCGACGTGCGGGTGGGCGCGGCGCTGGAGACCCTCCCGCGTCTGGCCGAGGACAACCCTCCCCCCTTCGACCTGGTCTTCGTCGACGCCGACAAGGCCGGCAACCCGCACTACGTGGAGTGGGCGCTGAAACTCACCCGCGCGGGCAGCGTGATCGTCGTGGACAACGTGGTCCGGGGCGGCACGGTGACCGAGGCGGACAGCGCCGACGAGGCGACCCGGGGAACAAGGGCCACGATCGAGCTGATCGCCGATCATCCACGCCTCAGCGGGACCGCGATCCAGACCGTCGGAGGCAAGGGGTACGACGGATTCGCGCTGGCCCGGGTGCTCGCCTGA
- a CDS encoding cytochrome P450, translating into MSCPALPEGFDFTDPELLGRRVPLPEFAALRRSDPVRWIEQPAGVAGFLDTGYWAVTRHADVKYVSTHPELFSSSRNTAIIRFNEHIDRSAIDAQRLIMLNMDPPEHTRVRKIVQRGFTPRAVRDLADRLRARARSIVADAAARPGPFDFVTRVACELPLQAIAELVGVPQEDRSRIFDWSNRMIAYDDPEYAVTEEVAAEAATEILGYATAMAAERKLRPARDIVTRLVAAEDEGNLGADEFGFFVLLLAVAGNETTRNAITHGMHAFLTHPDQWDLYKRERPTTAAEEIVRWATPVSAFQRTATRDTELGGRRVAEGDRVGLFYASANHDPEVFDAPETFDITRDPNPHLGFGGGGPHYCLGKSLAVLEIDLVFEAVADVMPDLRPVAEPRRLRSAWINGVKELRVSRPDGATPPA; encoded by the coding sequence ATGTCCTGTCCAGCGCTGCCCGAGGGGTTCGACTTCACCGACCCCGAACTCCTCGGTCGCCGCGTCCCCCTGCCCGAGTTCGCCGCTCTGCGTCGCAGCGACCCGGTGCGCTGGATCGAGCAGCCGGCGGGGGTCGCCGGCTTCCTGGACACCGGCTACTGGGCGGTGACCCGACACGCGGACGTCAAGTACGTCTCCACCCACCCGGAGTTGTTCTCCTCGTCGCGCAACACGGCCATCATCCGCTTCAACGAACACATCGACCGGTCGGCCATCGACGCCCAGCGCCTGATCATGCTCAACATGGACCCGCCGGAACACACCCGCGTCCGGAAGATCGTGCAGCGCGGCTTCACCCCCCGAGCCGTCCGCGACCTCGCGGACCGTCTGCGTGCCCGCGCCCGCTCGATCGTCGCGGACGCGGCGGCCCGGCCGGGGCCGTTCGACTTCGTCACCCGCGTCGCCTGCGAACTGCCGCTCCAGGCCATCGCGGAACTCGTCGGCGTGCCGCAGGAGGACCGCTCCCGGATCTTCGACTGGTCGAACCGGATGATCGCCTACGACGATCCGGAGTACGCCGTCACCGAGGAGGTGGCCGCCGAGGCCGCCACCGAGATCCTCGGCTACGCCACCGCCATGGCCGCCGAGCGCAAGCTCCGCCCGGCGCGGGACATCGTCACCCGGCTGGTGGCCGCGGAGGACGAGGGGAACCTGGGCGCGGACGAGTTCGGATTCTTCGTCCTGCTCCTGGCCGTCGCGGGCAACGAGACCACGCGCAACGCCATCACCCACGGCATGCACGCCTTCCTCACCCACCCCGACCAGTGGGATCTCTACAAGCGGGAGCGCCCGACCACCGCGGCCGAGGAGATCGTGCGCTGGGCCACCCCCGTCTCCGCCTTCCAACGCACCGCGACCCGGGACACGGAACTGGGCGGCAGACGCGTCGCGGAGGGCGACCGGGTCGGGCTCTTCTACGCCTCGGCCAACCATGATCCCGAGGTGTTCGACGCACCCGAGACCTTCGACATCACCCGTGACCCCAACCCGCACCTCGGCTTCGGCGGCGGAGGCCCGCACTACTGCCTGGGCAAGTCGCTGGCCGTGCTGGAGATCGACCTCGTCTTCGAGGCCGTCGCGGACGTCATGCCCGACCTCCGCCCCGTCGCGGAGCCACGTCGGCTCCGTTCAGCCTGGATCAACGGGGTGAAGGAGTTGCGGGTGAGTCGCCCGGACGGGGCGACGCCCCCCGCCTGA